DNA sequence from the Salifodinibacter halophilus genome:
ATGGGCATGATGGCGCTAATCAACCTTGTGGCGATCCTGCTACTCTCACCGGTAGCCTTCACGCTATTCCGCGACTACGAGCGCCAGATCAAGGATGGCCTGGATCCCACCTTCGATCCACAGCGCTTTCCGCGACTGAGTCACCAGGTCGATCCCGATGCTTGGCCGTCGTCGCGCACCGACAACACTTAACCCTGCCGCCATGGACGCCACGCAAGAATCGTGGCGTCCATGGCAACACCTTGATAGGCAGGCGCCGTTACGGCCGGTTCGGCGGTTTGAACCAGCTCGCGGCTGGTTCTCGGTAGACGAGAAATAACCCGACAACGCCGGCCACGAATTGCAATAATGTCAGCGTGCCGATTACTGGCATGCGCTCGATATGGGTCATGACGATTGGCAATTGCGGTGTAATGCCAACTAGGAAGAGCACGAACACGATGCCGCGGGCCCAGCTTGTCTGCTTGGCGATGTAGATATTAGCCAGTGCAATCAGGCCGAATACGGCCAGAAAAGAGACGATGGCCACGCCATGCTGTTGCCCTTTCGCCGGTACGAGCAATGTTATTGCCAGTTTTGGAATGGCCAGGCCAATCATTGCCCAGAACAGCCATAGTGCCCGGGTCACCGAATGCGGGCGGCTCATCATGTGACTCGTATGCGTCGTATTCATTTCACCGTATTCACTATCACCATTGAACAAGCTAGCACTCGCTGTGAGCTCGCTTATCAACGGCTCATTGCTTGTCGCTGTAGCTGGCTATGTTTAGTGCTTGATACCACCTTTTGTAAGCTCGGCCGGGTCCAGCAGGCGATCAAGTTCAGCGTCGCTTAGTTCAGTCTGCTCGCGGGCAAGCTCCTTGATTGGCCGGCCTTCTTTATAAGCTTGTTTGGCGATCGCCGCGCCCTTGTCATAACCGATAACCGCATTCAACGCAGTAACTAGAATCGGGTTTTTGGCCAATGTGTCGTCGATGTTATCCCGATTGACGGTTAAACCGCTGATGACTTTGTCGGCCAATGTATTGCTGGTGTTGGTCAGCAGCTCGATAGACTGAAGCAAATTATAGGCCACCACCGGCAACATGACGTTCAGTTGAAAATTGCCGGATTGACCGGAGACGGTGATGGTGCTGTCGTTACCGATGACCTGGGCGGCGGCCATCGCCGCGGATTCCGGAATCACCGGATTAACTTTGCCGGGCATGATGCTGGAGCCTGGCTGGAGCGTGGGCAGTTGAACCTCCGATAGGCCTGCGAGCGGCCCGGATCCCATCCAACGCAGGTCGTTGGCGATTTTCATGATTGACACCGCTGCGGTCTTGAGCTGACCGGACAGCTCAACCGCGGCATCTTGTGACGACAGACTTTCGAAGTTGTTGTCGCTGGGCCGGAATTCACAGCCGGTCGTCTCGGTCAGCGTTTTCGCGATGCGGGCACCGAACTCTGGGGGCGCATTAATGCCAGTGCCGACGGCGGTGCCGCCCTGCGCGAGGCCACGTACACGCTCGAGTGTATCGACCACACGCTTACGGTTGGACTCGATCTGCGCGGCCCAGCCGCCCATCTCCTGATCGAAACGCACAGGCATGGCATCCATGAGATGTGTGCGCCCCGTTTTAACTACGTCAGCCAGTTCGTCGCCCTTGCGCCGCAGCGTATCGCGAAAGTGTTCCAGCGCCGGCAAAAGTTGTTTTTCACATTCGATCACCGCGGCGACATGGATCGAGGTCGGAATCACGTCGTTGGAGGATTGCCCCATATTGACGTGGTCATTCGGATGCACCGTATCGGCGCCGACTTCGCTGGCCAGATGCGCGATGACCTCATTGGCGTTCATGTTGGTCGATGTGCCCGAACCGGTTTGGAATACGTCGACCGGGAAGTGGTCATCGTGGTCGCCGCGTGCCACGGCGTTGGCCGCGTGGATAATGGCTTCGGCGGTGTCGGTATCCAATAGGCCGAGGTCGCGATTGACCTGCGCGGCACTGGATTTGATCAGCCCCAACGCGTTGATCTGGGCACGCGGCGCACGCAGGTTGGAGATTGGGAAGTTCTCGACCGCACGCTGGGATTGTGCGCCCCAGAGGGCATCGGCCGGGACTTGCAGCTCGCCCAGGCTATCCTTTTCGGTGCGCGTATTGTTGGTGTCGAATTCGCCATTTGCCATCAGGCTCTCCTCGCTGGTTTAGGTGTGTCGCGCGACCGCGGCATGTTTCGTCCCGCAATATAACTTAGCGTCGTTTCATTTTGCCGTGGCGAGCCACCCATTAACTTGGAGTTTGGCGTGTGCCAGATCGGTCAACGGCGGAAAAATCCTTTAGAATTCGCGGCGTCCTGCCGCTTACGCAATCATGCCAACAATGAGCCTGCCCCTGAACGCGCTGACCGCCATATCACCAATCGACGGCCGCTACGACCGCAAGACCCAGCGTTTGCGCGCAGTCGCCAGCGAATACGCGCTGATCCGCTACCGACTAATCGTCGAAATCGAGTGGCTGCGCACACTGGCCTCCGAGCCCGAAGTGGCCGACCTCGACGCGCTGTCGGCGGACGCCGACGCACGGCTGGATACGGTGCTCGAACACTTTGATGTAGCCGAGGCCGAGCGGGTCAAAGCCATCGAGGCCGAGACCAATCACGACGTCAAGGCCGTGGAATATTACCTGCGCGAATGCGTGGCCGACCACGCGGAGCTGGCCACAGCCAGCGAATTCTTCCACTTCGCGGCTACATCCGAAGACATCAACAACCTGGCCTATGCCCAGATGCTGGCCGACGCGCGCGACAACCATGTGCTGCCGCAGGTCGACGAGGTTCTGAACGCCGTGCGTCAACTAGCCGATAACTCGGCATCGATGGCCATGCTGGCCCGTACCCACGGCCAACCTGCCTCGCCGACCACACTCGGCAAAGAAATGGCGGTATTCGCGACCCGCCTCGAGCGCCAGCGTGAACAATTCGCAGCGATCGCCATCCTCGGCAAAATGAACGGCGCCGTAGGCAACTACAACGCCCATCTGGCCGCGTATCCCGACGCCGACTGGCCCGCCATCGCCGCCCAGCTCATCGAGCGGCTCGGGCTGGCACCAAGCCCGATCACCACACAGATCGAGCCGCACGACTTTATCGCTGAGTATGCCCACGCGCTGGCGCGCCTGAACACGGTGCTCACCGATTTCTGTCGCGATATTTGGGGCTATATCTCGCTCGGCTATTTCCAACAAGCCAGCGTCGCGGGTGAAGTCGGCTCGTCGACCATGCCGCACAAGGTCAATCCGATCGACTTCGAAAACGCCGAAGGCAATCTAGGCGTGGCTAATGCGCTACTGACACACTTCGCCGAAAAGCTGCCGATTTCACGCTTCCAACGCGATCTGACCGACTCCACCGTGCTCCGCAACTTCGGCGTCGCCATCGCCCACGGCCACCTGGCCTACGCGTCGACGCTGCGTGGTCTGACCAAGCTGGCACCCAACGCCGACCGGATCGCCGCGGATCTCGGCGACAACTGGGCTGTGCTGGCCGAGGCCATCCAGACCGTGATGCGCGCTCGCGGCGTCCCAGGCGCCTACGAGCAGCTAAAAACCCTGACGCGTGGTCAGACGATCGACGCCGACGCCATGGCACAGTTCATCGCCGGCTTAGACATCTCCGACGCCGATAAACAACGCCTGGCCGCGATGTCGCCGGCAGACTACACCGGCAACGCCGAGGCGCAAGCGCGCGCATTGGCAGCGCGGCGCAGCTGACCGTGGACGTGCTCGACACCATAGAGGCGCGGCGCTCGACGCGGCATTTCGACCCCGAGCACCGCATGAGCGCCGCCGAATTCGACGCGCTCATGCACTATGTGCGCTGCGCGCCGACCGCTTTCAATATCCAGAACTGGCGCTTTGTCGCGGTCCAGGACACCGAACTACGCGCCGAAATCCGGCAAGCGGCCTGGAACCAACCGCAGATCACCGAGGCATCGCTGCTACTGGTGCTCTGCCTGGATCTGAAAAGCTGGGCCAAATCGCCCCATCATTACTGGCGCAATGCGCCGCCGCACGTCGCCGAATCGATGGTGCGCCAGATCGAGCATTTTTATCGCGACGACGCACAACTCCAGCGCGACGAAGGCATGCGCTCCTGCGGCATCGCCGCCCAAACCGCCATGCTGGCGGCCAAGGGCCTCGGTTATGACTCGTGTGCGATGGACGGTTTCGACTTCAAACGTGTCGCCCATCTGATCAACTTGCCACCAGACCACCGGATCAGCCTGATCGTAACGATCGGCAAAGCGGTCAACCCGCCTTATCCGCGCAGCGGTCCAGTAGCCAACGCCGACGTCGTCTTTCGCGATACATTTCCCGACGTTTAACGCCGGACACCTGGTTACATTTCCGGTTTGATGACTTCGGCGTCGGCAATCCGGGCGCGTGCCGCATCATCCACACGGATACTGGTCTGCGTCTTGAAATCAAACCAGACAGTCGCCGTCTCAAATGTCGCGAACAGCGTGTCGTTGTCAGCGCCAAAAAGCGCCTGCTCGAGCGCCATGCTGGAGCCGCCAATACGCGCAACCCGCGTACCAATCACCACCTCGGCCGGATAGTGAAGCTGGCGCTGGAAGCTACCGCGCAGATCGGCGAGGATCGGCCCGACCGACCAGGCGTTCCGATCGGTCCCTGCCAAACGATGAAAATAATCGATCCGCCCATCTTCCGCGTAGCGGAAAAACACTGTGTTATTAACATGGCCGAGCGCATCCATCTCGCCCCATTTAACGCTGATCGGCAAAAGAAAAGAAAAATCGGCCTTAGATGGTGTATTCATAATGGCGATACCCAGAGAATGAATTCGACGCTACCCTATCACCATACGCCATCGTATTGACAGCCGCCCCGAATTGGCCGAAGCTGATCAATGTGGAAGGAAGGCAATGACACATGAACAACAAAAAAACGACTCCCTCGACCTCGCGCACACTGAGCGCCGAGGACTGGGCGCTTGCCGCGCTCGATGAAATGGCGGACCACGGCGTCGACGCTGTGGCCGTGGAAGCGCTCGCGCGCAGGCTCGGCGTGACCAAGGGCAGTTTCTATTGGCATTTCGCTAATCGCGAAGAGCTCATAAGCGCCGCGCTGGTGGCATGGGAGCGGCGTGAAACCGATGTTTTGCTAGAACGTGCAGCAGCTGAAGCGAATCCCGCTAACCGTATCCGTCGCCTAATCAGCGAAGTCAACGCCTCGCGCCGCGCCAGCCGACTCTATCTCGCATTATCGACCGCAACGCGCCCGACGCTGGTGCGCGAGTGCGTCAAACGCGTGGCCGATCGGCGCTTCGAGTTTCTGCGCACCTGCTATCTCGCGCTCGAACACGACGAGCAGGCTGCCCACGATTGGGCGCTAATGACCTTTTCGGTTTTTCTCGGCTCGCTGCAAGCCCGTCACGATCTACCTGATCAGTGGCCCCCCGCTAACAGCGAGGATTTTGACCGCTATGTCGGTTTCCTGACGGACCAACTCGTGCCGGTGCCCGCCGATACCACGACGCACACGCCGGGATCGGCGACCGGATCGACGCCCGACCCATAAAGCCTAACGGAGTCTACTGCCATGATTGGACTGATCGCTTTTCTCATCGCTGTCGCGGGATCCTGGGCACTGTCCTATTTCGGTGCCGGTATTGTCGGCTGGACCGCGGGCATCGTCGGCTATTTCCTAGTAGCTTGGCTGGTCGGCGCAATCGGTTGGCTCGCCTTCGTCATCGCTCTGGTTCTATTTACACCGATTTTGGCTGCACTGGGGGTGCCCGGTATACGGCGCAAACTGCTAACCAGTCAGCTATTTGAACGCTTCAAGGTCATCCTGCCGCCGATGTCGGCGACCGAGCGCGAGGCATTGGAAGCAGGTAGTCCGTGGTGGGAAGCCGAGATGTTTTCCGGCACGCCGGATTGGCATTATCTGCTGAACTTCCAACGCACCGAGTTGACCGACGAGGAGCAGGCGTTTCTCGACAACGAGGCCGAGCAGCTCTGTGACATGGCCGACGAATGGCAGATCTCGCACGAGTTGAAGGACATGCCGCCCGAGGTCTGGCAATTCCTGCGTGAAAACAAATTCTTCGCCATGTTGATCCCCAAGGAACATGGTGGGCTTGGGTTCTCGTCGGTCGCTCAATCCACGATCGTGGCCAAGATCGCCACGGGGTCACTGACCGCGGCCACAACCGTAATGGTCCCGAACTCACTCGGCCCCGGCGAACTGCTAGTTCGCTATGGCACCCGGCAACAACAAAACCGCTGGCTCCCGGGGCTGGCCGATGGCAGCGAAATCCCCTGTTTCGGCCTGACGGGGCCAGAGGTCGGCTCCGACGCCGGCGCACTACCCGACCGCGGCATCGTCTGCGAAGGCCAATATAACGGCGAAACCGTACTCGGTATAAAGCTAACTTTTGCCAAACGCTGGATCACGCTGGCACCGGTCGCCACTGTTATTGGATTGGCCTTCAAACTCTATGACCCGGACGGCCTGCTCGGCGACGCCAACAAGACCGAGTACGGCATCACCTGTGCCCTGATCTCGGCCGACGAGCCAGGTGTGACGATTGGTGAACGCCACTACCCCGGGGCTTTCATGAACGGCCCCATCGAAGGCAGCGACGTCTTCGTGCCGCTGGATGCAATCATTGGCGGCCGCGAAAAAGCCGGCGGTGGCTGGCGGATGCTGACCGAATGCCTGTCGGCCGGGCGCGGCCTCTCGCTACCGGCGCTATCTTCGGCAGCCGCTAAGGGCAGCTATCGCATGACGGGCGCATTTGCCCGCATCCGGCGCCAATTCAAACTGCCGGTTGGCAAATTCGAAGGCGTCCAGGAAAAAACCGCGCGTATTTCGGGGCTGAATTACAAAATTGAGGCCGGACGGCTGCTGACCGCCAGCGCGGTCGATCACTGCACCCCGGCGGTCGTCACGGCCATGACCAAATACCATCTGACCGAATGGATGCGCGAATCAGTCAACGCCTCGATGGATGTCCATGGCGGCCGGGCCATCCAACGCGGTCCGCGCAACTACGTTTGGTCCTCGTACGAAGCCATTCCAATCGGCATCACTGTCGAAGGCGCCAACATCCTGACCCGCAGCCTCATGATCTTCGGCCAGGGGGCGATCCGGTGCCATCCGTTTGTGATCAAAGAGATGGAAGCCGCAGCGCGCGACGACCTGGCCGAGTTCGACACATTGTTATTTGGCCACATCCGCCACAGCGTGGCACGCGGCATGCGAGCGTTCACTCATGGCCTAACCAACGCCTGGAGTGCGCGCTCGCCGGTGACTGGTGAGGCCGCTCGTTACTATCGCCAATTGACACGTTATTCGGCTGCACTGGCGATTTGTTCCGATATCACGCTCGGCACACTCGGCGGTGCATTAAAGAAAAAGGAAATGCTCTCCGGCCGACTCGGCGACATACTCTCCGAGCTTTACTTCGGATCCGCGACGCTGAAATATTTCTACGACGAAGGTTCGCAGGACGACGACATCGACCACCTGCATTATGTGATGGCTGATTGCCTGCACAACATCGAGCAGGCATTCGACGGTTTCTTCCGCAACTTCCCGGTCACGGGCCTTGGCGGCCTGATGCGCTTCATGGTCATGCCCACGGGGCAGCATCATCATGGTCCGAGCGACCGGCTTAAAAACAAGCTCGGCACCGCGATCATGGAACCATCGGCATTCCGCGACCGGCTGACCAAACACACCTACCTCGGCCACGGGCAAACCCACCCAACCGCGCGCATGGAGCGCGCGTTCAACAAACTGGTCGAGGTCGAACCGGTCTACAATAAGTTCACCCAGGCACTTTCTAACGGTAAGATCAACGGCTGGGACCTCGAAGAGCAACTGGCATCGGCCATTGCGACGGGCGTATTGACCGAAACCGAAGCCGAATCGGTACGAACCTACGACACACTTCGCTACGACGCCGTGCTAACCGATGCATTCACCTCTGAGTACATTAGCGACCCGTTGCATCACGACCACGTCGATACACGCGCCAACTCGCGCGTTGCCTAGGGCGACATGGCCGAGGCGTTACTCGAAGCGGCATTCAAGGCCACCAGCTACCGGGTTGCGCTCGGAGCGCGTGAGATAAGCGTCACAATCGGCGGCGGCTGCCCGTCGATACTCGCAACCTGGTTTTGCCAACACGGCTACCGATTGGGCTGGCTCATTAGCGCCTACAACCCCGGTGCTCAGGCAATATCGACAGCACAAAACCGACACCGAGACGCCGCACTACATCGAGCTACGCGGCGTCTCGGCACGGCGTGGCTGGCGACACGAGCTGTCGACCCAGCCCAACACTGGCCGGACGAGCCCGGGGTGCTGATCGGCGGCATCAGTCAAACGAAAGCGCGCCTACTCGCTACGCGTTTCGGTCAAGCGGCGATCGTGGCGATCGGGCCCTCGCGCCGAACACGGCTGATCTGGCTCAGCAGCCACTAACCCAAGGGGCAGACCAGCCGGTGTCAGCGGTCGCTGTGACCGAGTTCGCGCGCCGGCGCGACCCGGTCGCGGATATGCTGCTTGATGGTTTTCGGCGCCGGGAAATCGCCGACTTCGGCACGGCAAAACACTCGCTCGGCATCCAGCCACACATCGAAAACCCCGGCGTCGTCGGGCACGAGCGCGATCTCGGCCAGATCTGCCTCGAAAGTCTTACCAATCTCCTGAGCCATCCACGCCGCACGCGTCAGCCAGCCGCAACGCGGGCAGTAATGGATCGCCAATCGCGGTTGTTCAATGCCTGACATCATCGCTTACGTATCGGCCTGTGCCAGCGATTTTCATTTGCGGTTTGCTGCATCGCAATACGCCCCCACATTCTCTAAAGAGCAAGCATTGTGAATGGCGCAAGCAACTAACACGTCGAGTTCCGGCCACTGCGAACGCATTTGCCAGACGCGTTATACTATTTGAATCGATCAAGATTGTGAGAGCTCGGTATGGCTACGACCTCCGAAGACGTTGAAACACTGGTTGCCGACAGCGGCTATGCGGCCGGCTTTGTCACCGACCTGGAACAAGAAACAGTACCACCGGGTCTAAACGAAGACGTCATCCGCTTCATATCGAACAAGAAAAGCGAGCCACAATGGATGCTTGATTGGCGGCTGGAAGCTTACCGCCAATGGCAAACCATGTCGCACCCGACCTGGCCGCATGTTCACCACGAGCCGATCGACTACCAAAAGATCTCCTACTACTCGGCGCCGAAATCGGCCGAGGACAAACCGGATAGTTTGGAAGATGTCGATCCCAAGCTGCTGGAGACTTACGAAAAACTGGGGATTCCGCTCAAGGAGCAGGAAGTCCTAGCGGGCGTTAAAGGCTCAGAAAACGTGGCTGTCGACGCTGTCTTTGACAGTGTATCGGTGGCGACCACGTTCAAAGACAAGCTCGCCGAGGCCGGCGTGATCTTTTGTTCTATTTCGGAAGCCATTCAGGAATATCCGGAAATCGTGCAGAAGTACATCGGCAGCGTCGTACCGCGTGGCGATAACTTTTTCGCATCGTTGAACTCGGCGGTATTCACCGACGGCTCGTTCGTTTATATCCCGGAAGGCGTGACCTGTCCGATGGAACTGTCGACCTATTTCCGGATCAACGCCGAAAACACGGGTCAGTTCGAGCGCACGCTAATCATCGCGGCTAAGGGCAGTCAGGTCAGCTACTTGGAAGGCTGCACGGCCCCGCAGCGCGACGAAAACCAACTCCACGCCGCTGTGGTCGAGCTGATCGCCGAGGATGACGCCGAGATCAAGTATTCGACGGTGCAGAACTGGTACCCCGGCGACGAAAACGGCAAAGGCGGCATCTACAACTTCGTGACCAAGCGCGGCGACTGCCGTGGTGACCGCTCAAAAATCTCCTGGACCCAGGTCGAGACCGGCTCAGCCGTGACCTGGAAGTACCCAAGCTGCGTGCTCAACGGCGATAACTCCGTCGGCGAGTTCTACTCGGTCGCGGTTACGCGCGGCATGCAGCAAGCCGACACCGGTACCAAGATGATTCACGTCGGCAAGAACACCAAATCGACGATCATCGCTAAAGGCATTTCCGCGGCCCAGGGCGAACAAGCCTACCGCGGGCTGGTCAAGGTCGTGCCGGGCGCGGTCAACGCGCGCAACTTCACACAGTGCGATTCGCTGTTAATTGGCGATCAATGCGGCGCGCATACCTTCCCTTACGTCGAGTCGAAAAACCCAAGCGCGAAGCTGGAGCACGAGGCGACCACGTCGAAGATCGGCGAGGACCAAATGTTCTACTGCCAACAACGCGGCCTGTCGGAAGAAGATGCGGTCAACATGATCGTCAACGGCTTCTGTAAGGACGTATTCAACGAGTTGCCGATGGAGTTCGCCGTCGAAGCACAGAAACTGCTTAACGTCACGTTGGAAAACGCCGTCGGTTAAGCGCTTTATACGCAACAACCGCGCGCCAGATTCGTGTGGCGCGCGCCACACCAACAACGAGACAGAGTCCGATGCTGGATATCAAAAACCTCCACGCTGAAGTCGAAGGGCAGCCCATTCTGAACGGCGTGGACCTGCACATCCCGACGGGTGAAGTACACGCCATCATGGGGCCGAACGGCTCCGGCAAATCAACGCTTGCCAACATTCTGGCCGACCGCGACGACTACGAAATTACCGCCGGCAGCGTGGACTACGATAGCCAATCGCTGCTGGATCTCGATGCCGAACAGCGCGCCTGCGAAGGCGTCTTCTTGGGTTTTCAGTACCCCGTCGAGATCCCGGGCGTTTCCAACCTCTACCTGCTGCGCGCTGCGGTCAATGCGCGTCGCGCGTACCGCGGCGAGGACGAGATCGA
Encoded proteins:
- a CDS encoding TetR/AcrR family transcriptional regulator, whose protein sequence is MNNKKTTPSTSRTLSAEDWALAALDEMADHGVDAVAVEALARRLGVTKGSFYWHFANREELISAALVAWERRETDVLLERAAAEANPANRIRRLISEVNASRRASRLYLALSTATRPTLVRECVKRVADRRFEFLRTCYLALEHDEQAAHDWALMTFSVFLGSLQARHDLPDQWPPANSEDFDRYVGFLTDQLVPVPADTTTHTPGSATGSTPDP
- the purB gene encoding adenylosuccinate lyase yields the protein MPLNALTAISPIDGRYDRKTQRLRAVASEYALIRYRLIVEIEWLRTLASEPEVADLDALSADADARLDTVLEHFDVAEAERVKAIEAETNHDVKAVEYYLRECVADHAELATASEFFHFAATSEDINNLAYAQMLADARDNHVLPQVDEVLNAVRQLADNSASMAMLARTHGQPASPTTLGKEMAVFATRLERQREQFAAIAILGKMNGAVGNYNAHLAAYPDADWPAIAAQLIERLGLAPSPITTQIEPHDFIAEYAHALARLNTVLTDFCRDIWGYISLGYFQQASVAGEVGSSTMPHKVNPIDFENAEGNLGVANALLTHFAEKLPISRFQRDLTDSTVLRNFGVAIAHGHLAYASTLRGLTKLAPNADRIAADLGDNWAVLAEAIQTVMRARGVPGAYEQLKTLTRGQTIDADAMAQFIAGLDISDADKQRLAAMSPADYTGNAEAQARALAARRS
- a CDS encoding SelT/SelW/SelH family protein — protein: MSGIEQPRLAIHYCPRCGWLTRAAWMAQEIGKTFEADLAEIALVPDDAGVFDVWLDAERVFCRAEVGDFPAPKTIKQHIRDRVAPARELGHSDR
- a CDS encoding acyl-CoA thioesterase; its protein translation is MNTPSKADFSFLLPISVKWGEMDALGHVNNTVFFRYAEDGRIDYFHRLAGTDRNAWSVGPILADLRGSFQRQLHYPAEVVIGTRVARIGGSSMALEQALFGADNDTLFATFETATVWFDFKTQTSIRVDDAARARIADAEVIKPEM
- a CDS encoding DUF3293 domain-containing protein; its protein translation is MAEALLEAAFKATSYRVALGAREISVTIGGGCPSILATWFCQHGYRLGWLISAYNPGAQAISTAQNRHRDAALHRATRRLGTAWLATRAVDPAQHWPDEPGVLIGGISQTKARLLATRFGQAAIVAIGPSRRTRLIWLSSH
- a CDS encoding nitroreductase family protein, whose protein sequence is MTVDVLDTIEARRSTRHFDPEHRMSAAEFDALMHYVRCAPTAFNIQNWRFVAVQDTELRAEIRQAAWNQPQITEASLLLVLCLDLKSWAKSPHHYWRNAPPHVAESMVRQIEHFYRDDAQLQRDEGMRSCGIAAQTAMLAAKGLGYDSCAMDGFDFKRVAHLINLPPDHRISLIVTIGKAVNPPYPRSGPVANADVVFRDTFPDV
- the sufB gene encoding Fe-S cluster assembly protein SufB; the encoded protein is MATTSEDVETLVADSGYAAGFVTDLEQETVPPGLNEDVIRFISNKKSEPQWMLDWRLEAYRQWQTMSHPTWPHVHHEPIDYQKISYYSAPKSAEDKPDSLEDVDPKLLETYEKLGIPLKEQEVLAGVKGSENVAVDAVFDSVSVATTFKDKLAEAGVIFCSISEAIQEYPEIVQKYIGSVVPRGDNFFASLNSAVFTDGSFVYIPEGVTCPMELSTYFRINAENTGQFERTLIIAAKGSQVSYLEGCTAPQRDENQLHAAVVELIAEDDAEIKYSTVQNWYPGDENGKGGIYNFVTKRGDCRGDRSKISWTQVETGSAVTWKYPSCVLNGDNSVGEFYSVAVTRGMQQADTGTKMIHVGKNTKSTIIAKGISAAQGEQAYRGLVKVVPGAVNARNFTQCDSLLIGDQCGAHTFPYVESKNPSAKLEHEATTSKIGEDQMFYCQQRGLSEEDAVNMIVNGFCKDVFNELPMEFAVEAQKLLNVTLENAVG
- a CDS encoding acyl-CoA dehydrogenase, with the translated sequence MIGLIAFLIAVAGSWALSYFGAGIVGWTAGIVGYFLVAWLVGAIGWLAFVIALVLFTPILAALGVPGIRRKLLTSQLFERFKVILPPMSATEREALEAGSPWWEAEMFSGTPDWHYLLNFQRTELTDEEQAFLDNEAEQLCDMADEWQISHELKDMPPEVWQFLRENKFFAMLIPKEHGGLGFSSVAQSTIVAKIATGSLTAATTVMVPNSLGPGELLVRYGTRQQQNRWLPGLADGSEIPCFGLTGPEVGSDAGALPDRGIVCEGQYNGETVLGIKLTFAKRWITLAPVATVIGLAFKLYDPDGLLGDANKTEYGITCALISADEPGVTIGERHYPGAFMNGPIEGSDVFVPLDAIIGGREKAGGGWRMLTECLSAGRGLSLPALSSAAAKGSYRMTGAFARIRRQFKLPVGKFEGVQEKTARISGLNYKIEAGRLLTASAVDHCTPAVVTAMTKYHLTEWMRESVNASMDVHGGRAIQRGPRNYVWSSYEAIPIGITVEGANILTRSLMIFGQGAIRCHPFVIKEMEAAARDDLAEFDTLLFGHIRHSVARGMRAFTHGLTNAWSARSPVTGEAARYYRQLTRYSAALAICSDITLGTLGGALKKKEMLSGRLGDILSELYFGSATLKYFYDEGSQDDDIDHLHYVMADCLHNIEQAFDGFFRNFPVTGLGGLMRFMVMPTGQHHHGPSDRLKNKLGTAIMEPSAFRDRLTKHTYLGHGQTHPTARMERAFNKLVEVEPVYNKFTQALSNGKINGWDLEEQLASAIATGVLTETEAESVRTYDTLRYDAVLTDAFTSEYISDPLHHDHVDTRANSRVA
- a CDS encoding class II fumarate hydratase, which produces MANGEFDTNNTRTEKDSLGELQVPADALWGAQSQRAVENFPISNLRAPRAQINALGLIKSSAAQVNRDLGLLDTDTAEAIIHAANAVARGDHDDHFPVDVFQTGSGTSTNMNANEVIAHLASEVGADTVHPNDHVNMGQSSNDVIPTSIHVAAVIECEKQLLPALEHFRDTLRRKGDELADVVKTGRTHLMDAMPVRFDQEMGGWAAQIESNRKRVVDTLERVRGLAQGGTAVGTGINAPPEFGARIAKTLTETTGCEFRPSDNNFESLSSQDAAVELSGQLKTAAVSIMKIANDLRWMGSGPLAGLSEVQLPTLQPGSSIMPGKVNPVIPESAAMAAAQVIGNDSTITVSGQSGNFQLNVMLPVVAYNLLQSIELLTNTSNTLADKVISGLTVNRDNIDDTLAKNPILVTALNAVIGYDKGAAIAKQAYKEGRPIKELAREQTELSDAELDRLLDPAELTKGGIKH